The Imtechella halotolerans DNA window TGACCATAGCATGGAAATGAATCAATCTGGTGATGGTCCAGCAGAAGGAGCACATCATTAAGATATGATTGACAATAAAAAAATCCGAAGCAAAACTTCGGATTTTTTTATTATTCATGATTTCTATTACATCATACCTGGCATTCCACCCCCCATTGGAGGACCAGCAGGTACATCTTCCTTAATGTCAACAAGTGCGCATTCTGTTGTAAGAATCATTCCAGCTACAGAGGCTGCGTTTTCAAGTGCTACACGAGTTACTTTCTTAGGGTCTATTATACCAGCTTTAAGCATGTCTACATATTCGTCTGTTTTAGCATTATATCCAAAGTCTTTTTTACCTTCAAGAACTTTAGCGACTACTACAGAGCCTTCACCACCAGCATTTTCAACAATTGTACGTAATGGGGATTCAATAGCTTTGGTTACTATTTGTATACCTGTAGCTTCATCAGGATTAATGGCCTTAACTTTTTCAAGAATAGCTTTAGTACGTACCAAAGCAACCCCACCACCTGCTACAATACCTTCTTCAACAGCTGCACGAGTAGCATGTAATGCGTCGTCAACACGGTCTTTCTTTTCTTTCATTTCTACTTCAGAAGCTGCTCCTACGTATAGTACGGCAACACCTCCAGCTAATTTAGCCAAGCGTTCCTGAAGCTTTTCACGATCATAGTCTGAAGTGGTAGTTTCTATTTGAGCTTTAATTTGGTTAACACGTGCTTTGATGTTGTCGTGATCACCAGCGCCATTTACTAGGGTAGTGTTGTCTTTATCAATAGTAACTTTTTCAGCTCTACCTAACATCTCTACTGTAGCATTTTCTAATGTAAAGCCTCTTTCTTCTGCAATTACAGTACCACCAGTTAGAATAGCAATATCTTCTAACATTGCTTTTCTTCTATCTCCGAAACCAGGTGCTTTTACAGCTGCAATTTTAAGTGCACCACGTAGTTTATTAACTACTAATGTTGCTAAGGCTTCTCCATCAACATCTTCAGCAACGATCAATAAAGGTTTTCCACTTTGAGCTACTGGCTCTAAAACAGGAAGTAAATCTTTCATTGAAGAGATTTTCTTGTCGTAAAGTAGAATAAATGGATTGTCAAGTTCGGTTACCATCTTCTCTGAATCAGTAACAAAATATGGTGACAAATAACCACGGTCAAATTGCATTCCTTCTACAACGTCAACATATGTATCTGTACCTTTAGCCTCCTCAACTGTAATAACACCTTCTTTGCCTACCTTTTTAAAGGCTGTTGCAATAAGATCACCAATAGTTTCGTCGTTATTAGCTGAGATTGCCGCAACTTGTTTTATTTTTTCTGAAGAGTCACCTACTTCTTTAGCTTGTTTTCCAAGTTCCTCTACAATGGCTTCTACTGCCTTGTCAATTCCTCTTTTTAGGTCCATTGGATTTGCTCCAGCTGCCACGTTTTTTAAGCCTTCTTTTACGATAGCTTGTGCTAATACTGTCGCAGTAGTGGTACCATCACCAGCCAAGTCATTAGTTTTAGAGGCAACCTCCTTCACCATTTGCGCTCCCATATTTTCTAGGGCATCTTGCAATTCGATTTCTTTAGCAACAGAAACCCCATCTTTAGTTACTGTTGGGCCACCAAATGATTTACTTATGATAACATTTCTTCCCTTTGGTCCTAAAGTTACTTTTACAGCATTAGCTAGTGCATCTACGCCTCTTTTAAGGCCATCACGTGCTTCAATATCAAATTTTATGTCTTTTGCCATAATTCAATTTTTTCAAAAATTAGTAATAATCTAAAGTCTGTATTTTTATTATTTCTATAGTGTCAAGAAATAATTTACGTGATTATACAATAGCGAATATGTCGCTTTCACGCATGATTAGGTAATCTTTGCCTTCAAGTTTTAGCTCAGTTCCGGCGTATTTTCCATAAAGTACTGTATCGCCTACTTTTACTGTTACAGGCTCGTCTTTTGTGCCTGGTCCTACGGCTACAACGGTGCCACGTTGCGGTTTTTCTTTTGCAGTGTCTGGAATAATAATTCCTGATGCTGTAGTCGTTTCAGCAGCAGCAGGTTCAATAAGAACTCTGTCTGCAAGTGGTTTGATGTTTACTTTAGCCATTTTTGTATGATTTTATAAATATGGTTGTTTTTTCTTTTACTCTTTTTGGCAGAAACTATGCCAATTGATTTTTATGTCAGCTTGTGAAATAAAAAATGCCAGCTTGTCAGCAAGCCGGCATTTAAATATCGATCATGTTCTTGTATTATTCTTGCGAAGTAGAATCTGGAGTTGTGTTTACAGGAGTGTCAGGTAATACATTGTCTACTTTTTGACCTTCAAGCAATTTTGAATCAGAGCTTCCAGAGCCAGTTTTGATTGCAGTATTAGACAAAAGAATTAAGACAATAAGTAATGTAGCCAATGTCCAAGTACTTTTATCAAGAAAGTCTCCAGTTTTTTGCACACCTCCAACTACTTGGTTGCTACCTCCACCAAATGATGAGGACAATCCTCCTCCTTTTGGATTTTGTACCATAATGGCTAATACTAAAAGGAAGGCAACAATAAGAATGAGGAATAAAAAGATTGAAAAAGTGCTCATTTGAATTTACTAATTATTTTGTTGTATTTTTTTTATCGCTTTAATTTGGTCTGCAAAGAAACCACTTTTTTCCGGATATTTCAAAATTAAAATTTGATAGGCCTGTATTGCTTTTTTATATTTTTTTTGCTCAAGGTAAACTTTAGCCAAAGTTTCAGTCATTAATTGAGATTTTTCGACTAAAAATTCTTTAGCGAGATTTATTGTAGGACTATTGTCAACTTTAGGTTCTATCTTGGGATTGGTTTTTAAAAATTTGTCAATCAACCCAAATTTTTTCTCTTTCTCGTCAGATCCTGACTGTACATTGTTAGTAGTGGTTTCCGTTTCTCTTTCGATAGGTTGGATACGAGTGAGTTGTAGCCATTCTGTGAATGAATGTCTTTCCTCTGAAGTGAAAGTAAGAGGTTTTCCTAGTTGTAAAATGGATTCAGGTGTAGACCCTATGTTATTTTCTGACGAAGCTACACCCATGTTTTCTTCATCCTTCAAATTTTGTAATTCTTCCGTGGCCTTAGAAAGTACAGGTTGAAAAATGTCTGGATCTAGAATTGCTTCAGCTTCTTTGATTCGATCTTCGGAAGTGTCAAAATGAATAGCTCGTATTTCTTCAGAATCTACCTCGATTTCTTTCAATTGTAGTTGTTGTTCCGCTATTTTCTTGGAGATTTCATGTTGCTCAAAGTTTTTGGAGGTAATAAAGTCAAACAAAACACTTCTATCAGAAGTATAGGCAGCTGTAGTTTTGAGCGTTTGATTGTATTGAAAACTATCTTGTAGACGAAGACCTTTTAGTTGAAGAGCTCTTGCGGCTTGAAAATAGGGGTATTCCCTAATTATGATTTCCAATTCACGGGTTTGTTCTGCCGATATAGTCTCGGGTTTTTGAAGAAGGTATGTGAATTGGGAAACATTCATAGTTGTTTATTTTGAATTTTAATATTACCAGTTAGACAAAGAAGCGCTGAAAATATCTTGGGTTATACGATCAAAAATTTCTTTGAAGGCTACTGTTTGTACCGAACGAAGCTGTTCAGTGGCTCCATAGTCGTAAAAATGCGAAAATGTCTGCTCAAAGTCCTTTCCTTCTGCTGTGTTGTTTGTAAATCGAACACGAATTCTTATGGTTAGTCTGTTTTGTGCAGCTGTTTGTTGTGCAGTAGCAGTCATTGGAGAAATATAGTAGTCCGTAATTTCACCTTCATATACCAAATCCCCATTACTGGTAACCATTTGTAGGTTAGTTTGGTTATTAATAAGATCCTGAAGTGCTATTGTGAAATCACGATCTAGGTTAGGTTCCACAAGCGGGGCGTTGTTTTGGAAAAAATTTACTTGGAATGTTTTTGCATCACCAGTGCTACCTCCTGTGAAGTTGTAATATTTACAGCCTTGTAACAAAAAGAGTAGAGAAAGGGCGAAAATGAGATAATACTTGAATTTCATTTTAATATTTTTTTAATTCTACCTGAATTCATAGAATTGTTATGTCCTTGACTAATTCAAAGGTCGTTTATAAATCGTATTGTTTTATTTTTCGATATAAAGTACGCTCTGAAATACCTAGTTCAGTAGCTGCTGCTTTTCTTTTACCTTTATTCCTCTCCAATGCTTTAGTGATGAGTTCCAGTTCTTTGTCTTGTAAAGACAAGGTTTCTTCTTCTTGAATTTCCTCTGCAAAATGATATTTGTCTTCAGGAAGGGTTGTAAGTCCTTTAGGGGTCTGTGGTATGTGTACCACTTCAATAGGGTCTTCGTCTACTATATCACTTTCAAAGTCGACTTCATCTTCGTCGACATCACCGTATATTTTTTTGATAAGCGATTGGTTTTCATCTTGAACTTTTTGAGAATTTCCATGTTGCATAAGTTCAAGAGTGAGTTTTTTAAGATCATTGAGATCACCCTTCATGTCAAAAAGTACTTTATAAAGAATTTCTCTTTCATTACTGAAATCACTTTCGGCTCTGTTATTGCCTACCACAGCAGGGAGGTTGTTCTGTATATCAGGAAGATAACTTCGTAAGGTTTCGGCTGAAATTTCACGCTGTTGCTCTAATACAGAGATCTGTTCTGCCACATTTCGTAATTGTCGGATATTACCAGCCCATCTATATTTATTTAAGAGCTGTACAGCTGCCTCGTTAAGACGAATAGAAGGCATTTTATATTTTTGGGCAAAATCCGCCGCAAACTTTCTAAATAAAAGGTGGATGTCCTCCTGTCGGTCACGTAGTGGAGGGAGGTGAATTTCAACGGTACTAAGTCGATAATATAGGTCCTCTCTAAAGCGTTCTTTTTTAATGGCATCAAACATGTTGACATTAGTCGCCGCTACAATCCGGACATTGGTTTTTTGTACTTTGGATGATCCCACTTTTATAAACTCCCCGTTCTCCAATACCCTTAGTAATCGAACCTGTGTAGTTAAGGGTAACTCTCCAACTTCATCAAGAAAAATGGTACCTCCATCAGCCTCTTCAAAGTAACCGCTACGTGTTGCTGTTGCTCCTGTAAATGATCCTTTTTCGTGACCGAAAAGTTCAGAGTCAATTGTTCCCTCGGGAATTGCACCGCAGTTTACGGCGATGAATTTTCCATGTTTGCGATGTGAAAGTGAATGAATTATTTTCGGTATTGCTTCTTTACCTACTCCGCTTTCTCCAGTAACCAATACTGAAATGTCAGTCGGGGCTACCTGTATGGCTTTTTCAATAGCACGGTTTAGTTTTACATCGTTACCAATGATGCCAAAACGTTGTTTTATTGCTTGAATAGATTCCATATACCTAAATGGGTTACATAAAATTTATTTAAAGGTTTTCGTAGCCTTTTACGATACAATTAGTTGTTTTCTGAATATCCGATCGGTTCACCTATAAGCGTGGTTGAAGTACAATGGGTTATTGTTACGTTTACAAACTCACCTATTTTGTAATGCTCCTTGGGGAATACGACGACCGTATTTTGAGTATTACGACCCATCCAATGTGCATCTGATTTTTTTGAGTTTCCTTCTATTAAAACTTCCACGGTTCTTCCTACTTGTTGTTGAGTGCGAAATAAACTGTGTTCTTGTTGAAGGTTAATAATCTCGGTGAGACGACGT harbors:
- a CDS encoding tetratricopeptide repeat protein; amino-acid sequence: MNVSQFTYLLQKPETISAEQTRELEIIIREYPYFQAARALQLKGLRLQDSFQYNQTLKTTAAYTSDRSVLFDFITSKNFEQHEISKKIAEQQLQLKEIEVDSEEIRAIHFDTSEDRIKEAEAILDPDIFQPVLSKATEELQNLKDEENMGVASSENNIGSTPESILQLGKPLTFTSEERHSFTEWLQLTRIQPIERETETTTNNVQSGSDEKEKKFGLIDKFLKTNPKIEPKVDNSPTINLAKEFLVEKSQLMTETLAKVYLEQKKYKKAIQAYQILILKYPEKSGFFADQIKAIKKIQQNN
- a CDS encoding co-chaperone GroES encodes the protein MAKVNIKPLADRVLIEPAAAETTTASGIIIPDTAKEKPQRGTVVAVGPGTKDEPVTVKVGDTVLYGKYAGTELKLEGKDYLIMRESDIFAIV
- a CDS encoding sigma-54 interaction domain-containing protein; its protein translation is MESIQAIKQRFGIIGNDVKLNRAIEKAIQVAPTDISVLVTGESGVGKEAIPKIIHSLSHRKHGKFIAVNCGAIPEGTIDSELFGHEKGSFTGATATRSGYFEEADGGTIFLDEVGELPLTTQVRLLRVLENGEFIKVGSSKVQKTNVRIVAATNVNMFDAIKKERFREDLYYRLSTVEIHLPPLRDRQEDIHLLFRKFAADFAQKYKMPSIRLNEAAVQLLNKYRWAGNIRQLRNVAEQISVLEQQREISAETLRSYLPDIQNNLPAVVGNNRAESDFSNEREILYKVLFDMKGDLNDLKKLTLELMQHGNSQKVQDENQSLIKKIYGDVDEDEVDFESDIVDEDPIEVVHIPQTPKGLTTLPEDKYHFAEEIQEEETLSLQDKELELITKALERNKGKRKAAATELGISERTLYRKIKQYDL
- the secG gene encoding preprotein translocase subunit SecG, with amino-acid sequence MSTFSIFLFLILIVAFLLVLAIMVQNPKGGGLSSSFGGGSNQVVGGVQKTGDFLDKSTWTLATLLIVLILLSNTAIKTGSGSSDSKLLEGQKVDNVLPDTPVNTTPDSTSQE
- a CDS encoding LptE family protein, whose amino-acid sequence is MKFKYYLIFALSLLFLLQGCKYYNFTGGSTGDAKTFQVNFFQNNAPLVEPNLDRDFTIALQDLINNQTNLQMVTSNGDLVYEGEITDYYISPMTATAQQTAAQNRLTIRIRVRFTNNTAEGKDFEQTFSHFYDYGATEQLRSVQTVAFKEIFDRITQDIFSASLSNW
- the groL gene encoding chaperonin GroEL (60 kDa chaperone family; promotes refolding of misfolded polypeptides especially under stressful conditions; forms two stacked rings of heptamers to form a barrel-shaped 14mer; ends can be capped by GroES; misfolded proteins enter the barrel where they are refolded when GroES binds); amino-acid sequence: MAKDIKFDIEARDGLKRGVDALANAVKVTLGPKGRNVIISKSFGGPTVTKDGVSVAKEIELQDALENMGAQMVKEVASKTNDLAGDGTTTATVLAQAIVKEGLKNVAAGANPMDLKRGIDKAVEAIVEELGKQAKEVGDSSEKIKQVAAISANNDETIGDLIATAFKKVGKEGVITVEEAKGTDTYVDVVEGMQFDRGYLSPYFVTDSEKMVTELDNPFILLYDKKISSMKDLLPVLEPVAQSGKPLLIVAEDVDGEALATLVVNKLRGALKIAAVKAPGFGDRRKAMLEDIAILTGGTVIAEERGFTLENATVEMLGRAEKVTIDKDNTTLVNGAGDHDNIKARVNQIKAQIETTTSDYDREKLQERLAKLAGGVAVLYVGAASEVEMKEKKDRVDDALHATRAAVEEGIVAGGGVALVRTKAILEKVKAINPDEATGIQIVTKAIESPLRTIVENAGGEGSVVVAKVLEGKKDFGYNAKTDEYVDMLKAGIIDPKKVTRVALENAASVAGMILTTECALVDIKEDVPAGPPMGGGMPGMM